From Halotia branconii CENA392, the proteins below share one genomic window:
- a CDS encoding 2Fe-2S iron-sulfur cluster-binding protein has protein sequence MGNIKFIKEDKEVVAADGANLRLKAIQNNIDLYKFIGKVTNCGGNGQCGTCIVEIVEGIENLSSRTDVENKKLKKKPDNYRLACQTMVNGPVSVVTKP, from the coding sequence ATGGGTAATATCAAATTTATTAAGGAAGATAAAGAAGTAGTAGCAGCAGATGGTGCTAACCTCCGACTCAAAGCAATTCAAAATAACATTGACTTATATAAATTCATTGGTAAAGTGACCAATTGTGGTGGTAATGGTCAGTGTGGGACTTGTATTGTTGAGATTGTCGAAGGGATAGAAAATCTTTCTTCCCGTACAGATGTGGAAAATAAGAAACTCAAGAAAAAGCCTGATAATTACCGTCTTGCCTGTCAAACTATGGTGAATGGGCCAGTCAGCGTAGTAACTAAGCCCTAA
- a CDS encoding type I restriction endonuclease subunit R gives MITNASSLTLGALRQTFGLRLDSSDRFFDEWLNNAPTLTEAELQGLDRLTRNYIYLSQEEPPLEEIVKLVVISPLLDLAGFYQFPFLVKAEVSTNIEVADEANAIAVQGRIDILVIQDSFWILVIESKPARLDVTAGIPQALIYLLSAPNLQSSCYAMVTNGREVLFLKCDRHQNVPQYTRSYTYRLLENTSERIQVLQGLKQIGAYIGDLRS, from the coding sequence GTGATTACAAATGCTAGTAGTCTTACCCTTGGCGCTCTCCGTCAAACTTTTGGCTTGAGACTCGACTCTAGCGATCGCTTTTTTGATGAATGGTTAAATAATGCGCCGACTCTAACCGAAGCGGAACTACAAGGACTAGATCGCCTCACTCGAAACTATATCTATCTCAGTCAAGAAGAACCACCTCTCGAAGAAATTGTTAAGCTTGTGGTTATATCACCATTGCTAGATTTAGCAGGTTTCTATCAGTTTCCTTTTTTGGTAAAAGCAGAAGTAAGTACCAATATCGAAGTTGCAGACGAAGCTAATGCTATTGCAGTTCAAGGCAGGATTGATATTTTGGTGATTCAAGATAGTTTTTGGATTTTGGTAATCGAGTCAAAGCCCGCAAGACTAGACGTTACGGCGGGAATTCCCCAAGCACTTATTTATTTGTTGAGCGCTCCCAACTTACAGTCAAGTTGTTATGCAATGGTTACAAACGGAAGAGAAGTATTGTTTTTGAAATGCGATCGCCACCAAAATGTCCCTCAATATACTAGATCCTATACTTATCGGTTACTTGAAAATACATCAGAACGTATCCAAGTTTTGCAGGGACTTAAACAAATTGGGGCTTATATTGGCGATTTGAGGAGTTAG
- a CDS encoding glycoside hydrolase family 10 protein, with protein sequence MVSTSTRFSDVQNHWASLFIEALAVRRILNGYPNGTFRPDNSVTRAEFAAIIGAVFTVPPKRQYVPFIDVPSNHWAISAIQKVYETGFLVGYPGQRFRPNDRISRGDVLVAIVNGLEMATKVEADLLSALPQIYQDAAKIANYGINQAAIATRAGLVASYPNVKLLNPTIAATRADVAVMVYQALVYLGDAQKIASVYLVVPPGTTPIPTPIPTPTPIPTSPSKIKVSHQREFRGAWVTTVWNSDWPSKTGLSAAQQKAELLEIINQLQTLNFNALILQVRPEGDAVYASQLEPWSAWITGTQGKAPEPFYDPLEFAIAECHKRNIEVHAWFNPYRAKTSIKGSPNVRPHIAVTNPEVVYQWGNQLWMDPGAKIVQDRAYEVIIDVVRRYDVDGIHLDDYFYPYPIQGRAFPDDKSFAAYRAAGGQLSLDNWRRENVNQMVLRLSQGIKATKSYVKFGISPFGIYRPGQPPGISGLDAYSVLYADSKKWLEQGWVDYIAPQLYWRIDQTQQSYPVLLKWWTEINPKQRHIYAGNNIGQLDGKAWKDEEIEKQVKITRNLASNLSLGNIFFSMSSINENRQGISDKFKNSLYPRPAIVPTMSWQNAVLPSPPQQLQFNSPKLNWQPGDNQPVRSWTLYRQSGDTWILQRVLSAGTNFATVQSGTYAVCAVDRLGNESMGAVITVS encoded by the coding sequence ATGGTATCTACCTCTACACGTTTCTCGGATGTTCAAAACCATTGGGCAAGTCTATTCATTGAAGCCTTAGCGGTGCGGCGTATTTTGAATGGTTATCCTAATGGGACTTTTCGCCCAGATAACTCAGTCACTCGTGCTGAGTTTGCTGCCATTATTGGGGCAGTTTTTACAGTACCTCCAAAACGGCAGTATGTTCCTTTTATTGATGTCCCTAGTAATCATTGGGCTATAAGTGCCATTCAAAAAGTTTACGAAACAGGATTTTTAGTTGGATACCCTGGTCAGCGTTTCCGCCCCAATGATAGGATTTCTAGGGGTGATGTCTTGGTGGCTATAGTCAATGGCTTGGAAATGGCCACTAAAGTAGAAGCAGATTTGCTCAGTGCGTTGCCGCAAATTTATCAAGACGCAGCTAAAATTGCTAACTATGGCATAAATCAAGCCGCTATTGCAACTCGTGCAGGGTTAGTAGCTAGTTATCCCAATGTTAAATTACTCAACCCCACTATAGCGGCAACTCGTGCTGATGTCGCAGTGATGGTCTATCAAGCTTTGGTGTATCTGGGTGATGCACAAAAGATTGCTTCTGTCTACCTTGTAGTACCACCGGGAACAACACCAATCCCAACACCAATACCAACACCAACACCAATCCCAACTTCACCAAGTAAGATTAAAGTCAGTCATCAACGAGAGTTTAGAGGGGCGTGGGTAACAACTGTTTGGAATAGTGATTGGCCTTCCAAAACAGGACTTTCTGCTGCACAGCAAAAAGCTGAACTCCTAGAAATTATCAACCAATTACAAACGTTGAATTTCAACGCTCTCATCTTGCAGGTGCGACCAGAGGGAGATGCTGTATATGCTTCCCAGTTAGAGCCTTGGAGTGCTTGGATTACAGGAACTCAAGGTAAAGCACCAGAACCATTTTATGATCCTTTGGAATTTGCGATCGCTGAATGTCACAAACGCAATATTGAAGTTCATGCTTGGTTCAACCCCTATCGCGCCAAAACTAGCATTAAAGGTTCACCCAATGTCCGTCCTCACATAGCTGTGACTAATCCAGAGGTAGTTTATCAATGGGGCAATCAGTTGTGGATGGACCCAGGAGCGAAAATCGTTCAAGATAGAGCCTACGAAGTCATTATTGATGTTGTGCGACGCTATGATGTGGATGGTATTCATTTAGATGACTATTTTTATCCCTATCCCATCCAAGGTCGGGCTTTCCCTGATGATAAAAGTTTTGCAGCTTATAGGGCAGCTGGTGGCCAACTTAGTTTGGATAACTGGCGGCGCGAAAATGTTAATCAAATGGTGCTGCGGTTATCTCAAGGAATTAAAGCTACAAAGTCTTATGTTAAATTTGGCATTAGTCCTTTTGGCATTTATCGCCCCGGACAACCGCCAGGAATTAGTGGCTTAGATGCCTATAGTGTGCTGTATGCTGACTCCAAAAAATGGTTAGAACAAGGCTGGGTTGATTACATAGCTCCTCAATTGTATTGGCGGATTGACCAAACACAACAAAGTTATCCTGTATTGCTTAAATGGTGGACAGAAATTAATCCCAAGCAGCGACATATTTATGCAGGTAACAATATCGGACAATTGGATGGTAAAGCCTGGAAGGATGAGGAGATTGAAAAGCAAGTCAAAATTACTCGCAATTTAGCAAGTAATTTGTCATTGGGAAATATTTTCTTCAGCATGAGTTCTATTAACGAAAATCGTCAAGGTATTTCCGACAAATTCAAAAATTCACTTTATCCTCGGCCTGCAATAGTACCTACTATGTCTTGGCAGAATGCAGTTTTGCCATCTCCTCCTCAACAATTGCAATTCAATAGCCCTAAACTCAATTGGCAGCCTGGAGACAATCAGCCTGTTCGTTCTTGGACTCTTTATCGTCAAAGTGGTGATACTTGGATACTTCAGCGAGTATTATCGGCAGGAACAAATTTTGCCACTGTTCAAAGCGGAACTTATGCTGTATGTGCAGTAGATAGGTTGGGTAATGAAAGTATGGGTGCGGTGATTACAGTAAGTTGA
- a CDS encoding photosystem II reaction center protein K, with product MEAALLLAKLPEAYQIFDPLVDVLPIIPVFFLLLAFVWQAAVGFR from the coding sequence ATGGAAGCAGCATTGTTATTAGCAAAATTGCCTGAAGCATACCAAATTTTTGATCCTTTGGTAGATGTTCTCCCAATCATTCCTGTCTTCTTCTTGTTGCTTGCTTTTGTATGGCAAGCAGCCGTTGGATTTAGGTAA
- a CDS encoding molybdopterin molybdotransferase MoeA, whose translation MLSVKDAEAIILNLVQPLNEQRDTEIIDLWAASDRILATPVTSSLDFPHWDNSAMDGYAVRYEDVQHSSSAQPTILEVVEAIPAGYQPQSTIQPGQAARIFTGAVMPAGADTVIMQEKTHKEENRVLILDAPQPRQFVRHKAAFYQAGTQLLLPGIKLNAQNIAVLAAAQCPQLSVYRRPRVAIFSTGDELVTAEQPLQLGQIVDSNQYALATLVKNSGAEPLLLGIVKDDPVALQQVITYAIANADIVISSGGVSVGDYDYVDKILESLEAKIHIRAVAMKPGKPLTVANFPTHNSVLYFGLPGNPGSALVTFWRFVQPTIKKLSGLAEGGKLEFLRVRSHDELRSNGKFETYIWGCLHLIDGVYEFYQASGSHSSGNLINLAQTNALAVLPVGKVLISPGEEVLVLFF comes from the coding sequence ATGTTATCAGTCAAGGATGCAGAAGCAATTATTTTAAATTTAGTACAACCGTTAAATGAGCAGCGAGATACAGAAATTATAGATTTATGGGCAGCAAGCGATCGCATTTTGGCAACGCCTGTTACCAGTTCGTTGGATTTTCCTCATTGGGATAATTCGGCAATGGATGGCTATGCAGTACGTTACGAAGATGTGCAGCACTCTAGTAGCGCCCAACCAACAATTTTGGAAGTTGTAGAAGCAATTCCCGCAGGATATCAGCCCCAGTCTACGATTCAGCCGGGACAAGCAGCACGGATTTTTACGGGTGCGGTAATGCCAGCAGGGGCGGATACTGTGATCATGCAAGAAAAGACACACAAAGAAGAAAATCGTGTCTTAATCCTTGATGCACCCCAACCGCGACAATTCGTTAGACACAAAGCTGCTTTCTACCAAGCTGGAACTCAACTACTACTACCAGGAATTAAGTTAAATGCCCAGAACATTGCTGTGTTAGCTGCGGCACAGTGTCCACAATTAAGTGTTTACCGTCGTCCACGGGTGGCAATTTTTTCTACTGGTGACGAATTAGTTACAGCTGAACAACCGCTACAACTTGGGCAAATCGTCGATTCTAATCAGTATGCCCTAGCAACTTTAGTAAAAAATAGTGGAGCAGAACCTTTATTGTTAGGTATTGTGAAGGATGATCCGGTTGCACTGCAACAAGTGATTACTTATGCCATAGCTAATGCTGATATAGTGATTTCTTCTGGCGGGGTTTCGGTGGGTGATTATGACTATGTTGACAAAATTCTGGAATCCCTAGAAGCCAAAATTCATATTCGTGCTGTGGCGATGAAACCTGGTAAACCCCTAACTGTGGCTAATTTCCCCACACACAATTCAGTGTTGTACTTTGGTTTGCCAGGAAATCCTGGTTCTGCTTTGGTAACTTTTTGGCGGTTTGTGCAACCAACCATTAAAAAACTTTCTGGACTGGCTGAAGGTGGAAAATTAGAATTTTTACGGGTGCGATCGCATGATGAATTACGATCAAATGGTAAGTTTGAAACTTATATTTGGGGTTGTTTACATCTAATTGATGGAGTTTACGAATTTTACCAAGCCTCTGGTAGTCATAGTTCCGGTAATTTAATTAATTTAGCTCAAACTAATGCTTTAGCTGTTCTACCAGTGGGTAAAGTATTAATTTCACCAGGAGAAGAAGTATTAGTACTTTTTTTCTAG
- a CDS encoding universal stress protein — protein sequence MIEKILLAVSGLGHAEEMLKTLKEVPSIQHVKVTVLHVVPPQSTSAAMTDKWEEGGKILANAIQSLNLDPSQVSSILRQGDPKDVVCQVADDMDADLIIMGSRGLKRLQSILANSVSQYVFQLSSRPMLLVKDDIYVKKIKRVMVAMDNSDAAKHCLSLALFLLRDIAGGQLILINVTTDLRGKTSEVSEITPDKNSVMATAVAEAQKYDVQTRCFSSIGKPGEEICRLAEELSIDLLLLGSPDRRPSVAKSFVDIDRLVGASLSDYVRVNATCPVLLARTVA from the coding sequence ATGATAGAAAAAATTTTACTAGCAGTTTCTGGCTTGGGTCATGCAGAAGAAATGCTCAAAACCTTAAAGGAAGTACCATCAATCCAACATGTAAAGGTTACTGTTTTGCACGTTGTTCCTCCCCAAAGTACCTCTGCCGCAATGACAGATAAATGGGAAGAAGGTGGTAAAATTCTAGCTAATGCTATTCAATCTTTGAATTTAGATCCTAGCCAAGTTTCTTCAATTTTGCGGCAAGGTGATCCCAAAGATGTAGTTTGCCAAGTAGCAGATGACATGGATGCTGACTTAATTATTATGGGTTCACGCGGACTTAAACGTCTGCAATCGATTTTGGCGAACTCAGTTAGTCAGTATGTTTTTCAATTATCTTCTCGCCCCATGTTGTTGGTAAAAGATGACATTTATGTCAAAAAAATTAAGCGCGTTATGGTGGCGATGGATAACTCCGATGCAGCTAAACACTGTTTGAGTTTAGCTTTATTCCTCCTAAGAGATATTGCCGGTGGTCAATTAATCTTAATTAACGTGACTACAGACTTGCGCGGCAAAACGTCAGAAGTCAGCGAAATTACCCCAGACAAAAACTCAGTTATGGCTACAGCAGTTGCAGAAGCACAAAAATACGATGTGCAAACTCGCTGTTTTAGCAGTATCGGCAAACCAGGTGAAGAAATTTGTCGCTTGGCAGAGGAATTAAGCATAGACTTATTATTGCTTGGTTCTCCCGATCGCCGGCCATCAGTGGCTAAGAGTTTTGTTGATATAGACCGACTAGTAGGCGCTTCTTTGTCTGACTATGTTCGAGTCAATGCTACTTGTCCAGTGTTGTTAGCGCGGACAGTCGCTTAA
- a CDS encoding sensor histidine kinase produces the protein MAKLRQSSFRRILVTRILLLFVPVLFIGQIVALNKARSSLLKTARQNLTESAVTKGEKIVSAIASLKTNLLIASRTAIVQSGSPTEVQEYLTQLAEMPTYVDIECWQLSNIENGHIIASTCGDKALTDLTLPFVSNGVDVKTIIPAKVGITGQGNTRNQLQVVLSVPVYNQTGKLQYALSLKSSLYKQTKNGPGSLAGSMLVIAEDGTILAYPSVERVGSNIQKHPDASRLQSVVKNAIAGRESSSNLYFKENRELVAGYTTIANPVTQQQGQKWILIAVTSVDNALLGLEEIKLILIVLTVGLIGASLLASLYLAPFLARPVEELRDYALNIHSDHAAQPIPHNFKIREFNQLAQALDQMVERLKAWAEELEIAWKEAKTANHVKSQFLATTSHELRNPLHTIINCMSVVQDGLCDSREEEIEFIKCAYETAIHLLNIINELLDISKIEAGKLSVVIELIDLRKLLQDVVNLQSINVQKKGLQLKVNLGDEPISVKADAAKLKQVLINIIGNATKFTEEGNIAIATKIQHTDAKSQVIISVTDTGLGIEPAQQHKLFRPFVMVDGGSTRKFEGTGLGLAISRNLIELMGGNITLESAGLNLGTTVKIVLPLIDISLSSAPTEKDGLDNLDSYPTHLEGSLQKNFTGVSKSNKTELNKDSCELPPVENIYDLTPQQDVLPNFSSKEACANKSCER, from the coding sequence ATGGCTAAGCTCCGTCAATCATCCTTTCGTCGTATTTTAGTAACAAGAATTTTGCTGCTGTTTGTTCCAGTGTTATTTATAGGACAAATTGTAGCTCTAAATAAGGCACGTTCTAGCCTGTTAAAAACTGCTCGTCAAAATCTTACAGAAAGCGCTGTCACTAAAGGTGAGAAAATTGTTAGTGCGATCGCTAGCCTCAAAACTAACTTGTTAATTGCTAGTCGAACAGCAATTGTTCAGTCTGGGTCGCCTACTGAAGTGCAAGAATACCTCACTCAGCTAGCAGAAATGCCAACTTATGTTGATATTGAGTGCTGGCAGTTAAGCAATATAGAAAATGGTCATATTATCGCTAGTACCTGTGGCGACAAAGCACTTACAGATTTGACATTACCTTTTGTTAGTAATGGAGTTGATGTTAAGACAATAATTCCTGCAAAAGTAGGAATAACTGGTCAAGGTAATACACGAAACCAACTGCAAGTAGTTTTATCTGTACCAGTATACAATCAAACTGGAAAATTGCAGTATGCTTTGAGTCTTAAATCATCACTGTATAAGCAAACCAAAAATGGACCGGGATCACTTGCAGGATCAATGTTAGTAATTGCTGAGGACGGTACAATCCTTGCATATCCCTCTGTAGAACGAGTGGGAAGTAATATTCAAAAACATCCCGATGCATCTCGACTTCAAAGTGTCGTTAAAAATGCAATTGCTGGGCGCGAGAGTTCAAGCAATTTATATTTTAAAGAAAATAGAGAACTAGTAGCTGGTTATACAACAATTGCTAATCCAGTTACACAACAGCAGGGGCAAAAATGGATACTAATAGCTGTCACTAGTGTAGATAATGCCTTGTTAGGTTTAGAGGAAATAAAACTTATCCTCATCGTTTTGACAGTTGGTTTAATTGGTGCGAGTTTATTAGCATCGCTTTATTTGGCTCCTTTCCTAGCACGTCCTGTAGAAGAACTACGAGATTATGCTTTGAATATTCATAGTGACCATGCCGCACAACCGATACCCCACAACTTTAAAATCCGGGAATTTAATCAACTGGCACAAGCACTAGACCAAATGGTTGAGAGACTAAAAGCTTGGGCAGAAGAACTAGAAATTGCTTGGAAAGAAGCTAAAACTGCTAATCACGTCAAAAGTCAGTTTTTAGCTACAACTTCTCATGAGCTGAGAAACCCACTACATACAATTATTAACTGCATGTCTGTGGTTCAAGATGGCTTGTGTGATAGTCGAGAAGAAGAAATAGAATTTATTAAATGCGCCTATGAAACAGCGATTCATTTATTAAATATAATTAACGAGTTGCTGGATATTTCCAAAATTGAAGCAGGTAAGCTATCAGTAGTTATAGAGCTTATCGACTTGCGAAAACTATTGCAAGATGTCGTTAATTTACAATCAATCAATGTTCAAAAGAAGGGTTTGCAGTTAAAAGTTAACTTAGGTGATGAGCCAATTTCTGTAAAGGCGGACGCAGCCAAATTAAAACAGGTATTAATTAATATTATCGGTAATGCTACTAAGTTTACCGAGGAAGGAAACATTGCGATCGCTACAAAAATTCAACACACTGATGCAAAATCACAGGTAATTATAAGTGTTACTGATACAGGTTTAGGAATTGAACCAGCCCAACAGCATAAATTATTTCGCCCTTTTGTCATGGTAGACGGTGGCAGCACACGCAAGTTTGAAGGTACAGGACTAGGGTTAGCTATTTCACGGAATTTGATTGAACTCATGGGAGGTAACATTACTCTTGAAAGTGCAGGTCTGAATTTAGGCACAACAGTCAAGATTGTCTTGCCTTTGATTGATATTTCTCTTTCATCTGCACCCACAGAAAAAGATGGTTTAGATAATTTAGATTCCTACCCTACCCATCTCGAAGGCTCACTGCAAAAAAACTTTACCGGAGTCAGTAAATCTAATAAAACGGAGCTAAACAAAGATAGTTGTGAGTTACCACCTGTAGAAAACATTTATGATTTAACGCCGCAGCAAGATGTTCTTCCCAACTTTTCATCAAAAGAAGCTTGTGCTAATAAAAGTTGCGAAAGGTAA
- a CDS encoding GNAT family N-acetyltransferase has translation MEQLKPRYSTVWINKIAEVPQDAWDALAMPLKTPFLEWQWLNHLETSQSATAKTGWLPNHLTLWRDRALIAIAPLYLKGHSYGEFVFDHQWAELADRIGVQYYPKLLGMTPFTPAEGYRFLIAPGEDEDEITAIIVHEIDAFCTKHRISGCHFLYVDPQWQPVLERQGFTSWLHHSYIWENLGFQTFDDYLGLFNANQRRNIKRERKAVEKVGLRLQPLTGDEIPRSLFSLMYDFYADTCDKFGWWGSKYLTKQFFEQLHSDYRHRVLFFAAYHEQDNRQPVGMSFCLFKGDRLYGRYWGSFQEIDCLHFDACYYAPIEWAIANNIESFDPGAGGRHKKRRGFPAMPNHSLHRFYNNRLAKIIRPYIKEVNQLEQQEIEAMNAELPFSQKEK, from the coding sequence ATGGAACAACTTAAGCCTCGATACTCCACCGTTTGGATTAACAAAATCGCCGAAGTACCTCAAGATGCCTGGGATGCTTTAGCAATGCCCCTGAAAACTCCGTTTTTAGAGTGGCAATGGCTAAATCATTTAGAAACTTCACAAAGTGCTACTGCTAAAACAGGCTGGTTGCCAAATCATTTGACACTGTGGCGAGATAGAGCGCTGATAGCAATAGCGCCACTTTACCTCAAAGGACATAGCTATGGTGAATTTGTTTTCGATCACCAATGGGCAGAGTTAGCCGATCGCATAGGTGTACAATACTACCCTAAACTGTTAGGAATGACACCATTTACCCCTGCTGAAGGTTATCGGTTTTTAATTGCTCCTGGGGAAGATGAAGATGAAATTACAGCAATAATTGTGCATGAAATTGACGCTTTTTGCACTAAACATCGAATTTCTGGGTGTCATTTTCTTTACGTTGATCCCCAATGGCAGCCTGTGCTGGAACGACAGGGTTTTACTAGTTGGTTACACCACAGCTATATCTGGGAAAACCTAGGTTTTCAAACTTTTGATGATTACTTAGGATTGTTTAACGCCAATCAACGCCGCAATATTAAGCGGGAACGTAAAGCAGTTGAGAAGGTAGGTTTACGACTACAACCACTAACTGGTGATGAAATTCCTAGATCTTTATTTTCTTTAATGTACGATTTCTATGCTGATACTTGTGATAAATTTGGCTGGTGGGGTAGCAAGTACCTAACAAAACAGTTTTTTGAGCAGCTACATAGTGATTATCGGCATCGGGTATTATTTTTTGCCGCATATCACGAACAAGATAATCGTCAACCTGTTGGTATGTCCTTTTGTTTATTTAAAGGAGACAGATTATATGGACGCTATTGGGGTAGTTTCCAAGAAATAGATTGTTTACATTTTGATGCTTGTTATTATGCACCGATTGAGTGGGCGATCGCTAATAATATTGAAAGCTTTGATCCCGGTGCAGGAGGCCGTCACAAAAAACGTCGTGGTTTTCCGGCTATGCCTAATCACAGTCTGCACCGTTTTTACAACAATCGTTTAGCAAAAATTATTCGCCCCTACATTAAAGAAGTCAATCAACTCGAACAACAAGAAATTGAGGCAATGAATGCAGAGTTACCTTTTAGTCAGAAAGAAAAATAA
- a CDS encoding RibD family protein codes for MVQHRPHTTVVLAMSADGKIADFKRSPARFGSGADKAHLEKQIAASDAVLFGAGTLRAYGTTLTVSQPILLQHRIQGGKTTQPIHIVITQSANLSPEIYFFQQPIRRWLLTTTAGAHSWQEHEQTLLVAGETTTKECPAKFEQILVFETPTGKIDTLAALQHLASIHITRLAVLGGGELVASMLESDLIDELWLTVCPLILGGTTAPTPVEGKGFISKLAPRLQLLEVKTVEQEVFLHYRLQR; via the coding sequence ATGGTGCAACATCGTCCTCATACAACAGTAGTTTTAGCAATGAGTGCAGATGGTAAGATAGCAGATTTTAAGCGATCGCCTGCTCGGTTTGGCTCAGGGGCTGATAAAGCACACCTCGAAAAACAAATCGCTGCCTCTGATGCCGTTTTGTTTGGTGCTGGCACTCTCCGTGCCTACGGTACAACACTTACGGTATCACAACCAATTCTGCTGCAACATCGAATACAGGGGGGTAAAACCACCCAGCCGATTCATATAGTGATTACACAATCAGCTAACCTCAGTCCGGAAATTTACTTTTTTCAGCAACCAATCAGGCGCTGGTTGCTCACGACTACAGCGGGGGCGCACTCTTGGCAAGAACACGAACAGACACTTCTTGTTGCTGGGGAAACCACTACAAAGGAGTGTCCTGCAAAATTTGAGCAGATTTTGGTTTTTGAAACACCAACAGGCAAAATCGACACTTTAGCTGCTTTGCAACACCTGGCATCTATACATATAACACGCTTAGCGGTATTGGGTGGTGGTGAATTAGTAGCCTCTATGCTGGAATCAGATTTAATTGATGAATTATGGCTGACTGTCTGCCCGTTAATCTTAGGTGGTACTACTGCACCTACACCAGTAGAAGGTAAAGGATTTATCTCAAAATTAGCTCCCCGACTCCAGCTTTTAGAAGTCAAAACAGTCGAGCAAGAAGTCTTCCTGCATTATCGTCTGCAACGATAA
- the tgt gene encoding tRNA guanosine(34) transglycosylase Tgt, protein MSAIFSFQSLARCSQTKARAGVFFTPHGAVETPRFMPVGTLANVKTVTPAQLQETGAQMVLSNTYHLHLQPGEAIVKGGGGLHKFMGWSGPILTDSGGFQVFSLSEMRKITEEGVKFRSPLDGQIINLTPERSIEIQNTLGADVIMAFDECPPYPATRQEVEVATQRTYRWLERCIIAHQRSDQALFGIVQGGVYLDLRSQAAVALAKLDLPGYAIGGVSVGEPTELMAQIVQTTAPLLPPEKPRYLMGVGTYREMAIAIASGVDLFDCVIPTRWARHGTAMVQGDRWNLKNAKFREDFAPLDETCHCYACQNFSRAYISHLVRSQEILAYTLLSIHNITELIRFTQKIREAILSDRFALEFGHWLTESATKEQESN, encoded by the coding sequence TTGAGTGCCATATTTTCTTTTCAATCTCTAGCTCGTTGTAGCCAGACAAAAGCCAGAGCCGGGGTGTTTTTCACCCCTCACGGGGCTGTCGAAACTCCCAGATTTATGCCAGTAGGGACATTAGCAAATGTCAAAACTGTAACTCCAGCTCAACTTCAGGAAACTGGAGCGCAAATGGTATTGTCTAATACCTATCACCTCCATCTCCAACCAGGGGAAGCGATTGTTAAAGGTGGTGGGGGTTTGCACAAATTTATGGGTTGGAGTGGACCGATACTCACTGATTCTGGTGGTTTTCAAGTTTTCAGTTTGAGCGAAATGCGAAAAATTACGGAAGAAGGCGTAAAGTTTCGCTCACCCCTTGATGGACAAATTATTAACTTGACACCAGAGCGCTCTATTGAGATTCAAAATACTTTAGGGGCGGATGTGATTATGGCCTTTGATGAATGCCCTCCTTACCCAGCTACTCGCCAAGAGGTGGAAGTTGCGACTCAAAGGACTTATCGCTGGCTAGAACGCTGTATTATCGCTCATCAACGTAGCGATCAAGCACTGTTTGGTATTGTGCAAGGTGGTGTTTATTTGGATTTGCGCTCTCAAGCCGCTGTAGCTTTGGCTAAACTGGATTTGCCAGGATACGCCATTGGTGGCGTGAGTGTGGGAGAACCAACAGAATTGATGGCTCAGATTGTGCAAACAACAGCGCCACTGTTACCACCCGAAAAGCCGCGTTACTTGATGGGAGTGGGTACTTACCGAGAAATGGCAATTGCGATCGCCTCTGGTGTAGATTTATTTGATTGTGTGATTCCTACCCGTTGGGCGAGACATGGAACGGCAATGGTGCAGGGCGATCGCTGGAATTTAAAAAATGCGAAGTTTCGTGAAGATTTTGCTCCATTAGATGAAACATGTCATTGTTATGCATGTCAAAATTTTAGCCGTGCTTACATATCTCATTTAGTGCGATCGCAAGAAATTCTAGCTTATACATTATTGAGCATTCACAACATTACCGAATTAATTCGCTTTACCCAAAAAATCCGCGAGGCAATATTAAGCGATCGCTTTGCCTTAGAATTTGGACATTGGCTAACTGAATCAGCAACAAAAGAACAAGAAAGTAACTAA
- the psbM gene encoding photosystem II reaction center protein PsbM has protein sequence MQVNDLGFVASILFVLVPSVFLIILYIQTASREGGKDS, from the coding sequence ATGCAAGTTAATGACCTAGGGTTTGTAGCGAGCATTCTGTTCGTTCTAGTACCCTCTGTATTTTTAATAATTCTTTACATCCAGACTGCTAGCCGCGAAGGTGGAAAAGATTCTTAA